A genomic window from Algoriphagus sp. Y33 includes:
- a CDS encoding MBL fold metallo-hydrolase → MKVTFLGTGTSQGVPVIGCDCPVCNSLDFRDKRFRASVYIQIGELCIVIDTGPDFRSQILRAGITELDAVIYTHEHKDHTAGLDDIRPFNFKQQKDMPVFGRLQVLEQIKREFAYIFTGKRYPGVPQVETIEIDENPFTIEGITITPIPVLHYKLPVLGFRIGDFTYITDGQLYPPKPLSNSSKALRFWSSTPCRKNPIFHISPWEKL, encoded by the coding sequence TTGAAAGTAACTTTTTTAGGAACCGGCACTTCCCAAGGCGTCCCCGTGATCGGTTGCGACTGCCCTGTATGCAACTCACTGGATTTTCGGGATAAGAGATTCAGAGCCTCAGTTTATATTCAAATCGGCGAATTGTGTATCGTAATTGACACAGGTCCAGACTTCAGAAGTCAGATTCTCAGAGCGGGAATCACCGAGCTTGATGCGGTAATCTATACCCATGAGCACAAGGACCACACCGCTGGGTTGGATGATATCAGACCTTTTAACTTTAAGCAACAAAAGGACATGCCGGTCTTTGGAAGGCTTCAGGTGCTGGAACAAATCAAACGTGAATTTGCGTATATTTTTACAGGAAAAAGGTATCCCGGCGTTCCGCAGGTAGAGACAATAGAGATCGATGAAAATCCTTTTACAATTGAAGGAATCACCATCACACCTATTCCGGTTTTGCATTACAAGCTACCCGTTTTAGGTTTTAGAATCGGAGATTTCACTTACATCACGGATGGCCAATTATATCCGCCGAAGCCTCTTTCAAACTCATCGAAGGCACTGAGATTTTGGTCATCAACGCCTTGCAGAAAGAATCCCATATTTCACATTTCACCTTGGGAGAAGCTATAG
- a CDS encoding acyl carrier protein — MSEIAQKVKAIIVDKLGVEESEVTLEPSFTNDLGADSLATVELIMEFEKEFNISIPDDQAEQIGTVGQAVTYLEANVK, encoded by the coding sequence ATGTCTGAAATTGCACAAAAAGTAAAAGCCATCATCGTTGACAAACTTGGCGTAGAAGAGTCTGAAGTTACTTTGGAGCCGAGCTTTACCAATGATCTTGGTGCTGATTCTCTTGCTACTGTAGAATTGATTATGGAATTCGAAAAAGAATTCAACATCTCTATTCCTGATGATCAGGCTGAGCAAATCGGTACTGTTGGACAAGCAGTAACCTACTTGGAAGCTAACGTAAAATAA
- the pfkA gene encoding 6-phosphofructokinase, translating into MKKIAVFTSGGDSPGMNACVRAVVRTAIFKGLEVYGIYRGYEGMIDGEIRRMQSHSVSNIVQRGGTVLKSARSMEFKTPEGRKQAYDNLTAHGIEGLVAIGGDGTFTGAKIFFEEYGIPTIGCPGTIDNDLYGTDYTIGFDTAVNTALEAIDKIRDTAAAHDRIFFIEVMGRDAGFIAVESGIGGGAEFVMVPETKTNLDDVVRSLKNLRKSKSSSIIVVAEGDDAGNAQTIMEKVKTKLNDPAKDFKVTTLGHIQRGGNPTARDRVLASRCGMSAVEGLLAGHQYHMAGIVNQEVVFTPFADCIGKTKHLIEDHLKLMKICSI; encoded by the coding sequence ATGAAAAAAATAGCAGTTTTTACTTCTGGAGGGGATAGTCCCGGCATGAACGCCTGTGTGAGAGCAGTCGTTCGTACAGCTATTTTCAAAGGACTGGAAGTATATGGAATCTATCGCGGATACGAAGGCATGATCGATGGCGAAATCAGGCGCATGCAGTCTCATTCGGTAAGTAATATAGTACAGCGTGGCGGAACTGTCCTGAAATCCGCCCGATCTATGGAATTCAAAACACCTGAGGGGAGAAAACAGGCTTATGATAATCTTACTGCCCATGGCATCGAAGGATTGGTGGCAATAGGTGGAGACGGTACATTTACGGGAGCCAAGATATTTTTTGAAGAATATGGCATTCCTACCATCGGCTGCCCGGGAACTATCGATAATGACCTGTATGGCACGGATTACACCATTGGATTTGACACTGCAGTGAATACTGCCTTGGAAGCGATCGACAAAATCCGGGACACAGCCGCCGCCCACGACAGAATTTTCTTTATCGAAGTAATGGGAAGGGATGCCGGATTTATCGCCGTAGAATCGGGAATTGGCGGTGGAGCTGAATTTGTGATGGTTCCTGAAACCAAAACTAACTTGGACGATGTCGTAAGATCACTGAAAAACCTTAGAAAAAGCAAATCCTCAAGCATCATTGTGGTAGCTGAAGGCGATGATGCGGGCAATGCCCAGACCATTATGGAAAAAGTGAAAACAAAACTGAATGATCCCGCAAAGGATTTTAAAGTCACGACACTGGGTCATATTCAACGGGGAGGAAATCCAACAGCGCGTGACCGCGTGTTAGCAAGCCGATGTGGAATGTCTGCGGTGGAAGGGCTACTTGCCGGCCATCAGTATCATATGGCAGGGATTGTCAATCAAGAAGTGGTATTCACCCCATTCGCTGACTGCATCGGCAAAACAAAGCACCTGATCGAAGATCATCTTAAATTAATGAAAATTTGCAGTATATAA
- the yidD gene encoding membrane protein insertion efficiency factor YidD — MAKSLLRKIAIFPVLVYQYTISPLFPSSCRYTPTCSQYMKEAIMKHGVFKGGWMGLKRIARCHPWGGHGHDPIP, encoded by the coding sequence ATGGCAAAATCCTTACTTCGAAAGATAGCTATATTTCCGGTCTTGGTGTATCAATACACTATTTCCCCTTTATTTCCTTCGAGTTGTAGATATACACCTACGTGCAGCCAATACATGAAGGAGGCAATAATGAAGCATGGGGTTTTTAAAGGAGGATGGATGGGGCTCAAACGGATAGCCCGCTGCCACCCTTGGGGCGGCCACGGGCATGATCCAATTCCTTAA
- the miaA gene encoding tRNA (adenosine(37)-N6)-dimethylallyltransferase MiaA, giving the protein MSNQPYLILVVGATAVGKTDLCINLAKKFKTEIVSCDSRQFYREMNLGTAKPDLEELSQVPHHFINSLSIEEEYDVRKFEQDALFLLQELFAKYQTVIMTGGSGLFADAVVNGMDEMPEVVPEIRAGIIKEYEEKGLVFLQDEIAKNDPEYFELVDRKNPQRLMRALEIFRGTGKKFSSFRVKLKKPRPFEVIKIGLERDRQELYARIDQRMDQMIAAGLFDEADALFGKRHLNALQTVGYSEIFGYLEGKYDKEEAVRLLKRNSRRYAKRQMTWFKKDEAINWFSPEKQEEILAYIQAQIF; this is encoded by the coding sequence TTGTCAAATCAACCCTACTTGATCTTAGTGGTGGGAGCCACCGCAGTCGGCAAGACCGATTTATGTATAAATCTAGCCAAAAAATTCAAAACTGAAATTGTGTCCTGTGACAGCAGGCAGTTTTACCGTGAAATGAATCTAGGAACGGCAAAACCCGATTTAGAAGAATTAAGCCAAGTTCCGCATCATTTTATAAATAGCCTGTCAATAGAAGAGGAATATGATGTCCGAAAGTTTGAACAGGATGCATTGTTTTTGCTTCAGGAGTTGTTTGCAAAGTATCAAACGGTGATCATGACAGGAGGCTCCGGATTGTTTGCCGATGCTGTCGTAAATGGGATGGATGAAATGCCGGAGGTTGTACCTGAAATCCGTGCTGGGATAATTAAGGAATACGAGGAAAAGGGCTTAGTTTTTCTGCAAGATGAAATAGCCAAGAATGATCCCGAATATTTTGAATTGGTAGATCGAAAGAATCCCCAGAGATTGATGCGGGCTTTGGAAATATTCAGAGGGACCGGCAAGAAATTCAGCTCTTTTCGGGTAAAGTTAAAAAAGCCTCGCCCGTTTGAAGTCATCAAAATCGGTTTGGAAAGGGACCGGCAAGAATTGTATGCCAGAATAGATCAAAGAATGGATCAGATGATAGCAGCGGGATTGTTTGATGAGGCTGATGCGCTCTTTGGCAAAAGACATTTGAATGCGCTTCAGACAGTCGGCTACTCAGAGATCTTCGGATATCTTGAGGGAAAATATGATAAGGAGGAAGCTGTCCGGTTGTTGAAAAGAAATTCTCGTCGCTATGCCAAGCGGCAGATGACGTGGTTTAAGAAAGATGAGGCTATAAATTGGTTTTCTCCGGAGAAGCAGGAAGAAATTCTAGCATATATACAAGCTCAGATTTTCTGA
- a CDS encoding prolipoprotein diacylglyceryl transferase has protein sequence MFELIMNYIVWDPNPSVIPGWERPPWYSILFAAGFVISQQFMVHFFKKEGQNPELVDKLTIYMVIATIVGARLGHVLFYEPAKYLSNPIEILKVWEGGLASHGAAIAILFALWLYAKRTPGQSYLWVVDRIVIVTALTGALIRFGNLMNSEIGGKDTGSDYGIVYAWDSEELLSTLKVPVESVDPYKPDDRQGELVGNGIVPVNIDLEINKGTYSLQELETALRRDIKYALTQFKSSQDYLAEPVESPLNMAISDKGDHYLVTVQTFGRTKHPTQIYESLSYFVIFLVLFALWNKYKERLPEGILLGIFLITVFGMRFVWEFFKVSQVDFEDAMAFNMGQLLSIPLVIGGVILVIRALKNGLKPIKN, from the coding sequence ATGTTTGAATTAATCATGAACTATATCGTTTGGGATCCAAACCCCTCTGTAATTCCGGGATGGGAAAGACCACCTTGGTATAGTATACTTTTTGCCGCCGGTTTTGTGATTTCGCAGCAGTTTATGGTTCATTTTTTCAAGAAAGAAGGGCAAAACCCTGAGCTGGTTGACAAATTGACCATCTACATGGTGATAGCGACTATCGTAGGTGCCCGGCTTGGTCATGTTCTTTTCTATGAGCCTGCCAAATACTTAAGCAATCCAATCGAAATCTTAAAAGTTTGGGAAGGTGGACTTGCCAGCCACGGGGCTGCTATTGCTATTCTTTTTGCCTTATGGCTCTATGCCAAAAGAACTCCTGGACAAAGTTACCTCTGGGTAGTAGATCGAATAGTAATCGTAACAGCATTGACCGGAGCATTGATCCGCTTTGGTAATTTGATGAATTCTGAAATAGGCGGAAAAGATACAGGATCTGATTATGGGATAGTTTACGCTTGGGATAGTGAGGAGTTACTTAGCACTTTGAAGGTGCCTGTAGAGTCTGTAGATCCTTACAAACCTGATGATCGTCAAGGAGAACTGGTAGGCAATGGGATTGTCCCTGTAAATATTGACTTGGAAATCAATAAAGGCACATACAGCCTCCAAGAGCTGGAAACCGCCTTGAGAAGGGATATTAAGTATGCTTTGACCCAATTCAAATCAAGTCAGGACTACTTAGCCGAACCTGTAGAAAGCCCCCTAAATATGGCAATTTCAGATAAAGGAGACCATTACCTAGTGACTGTCCAGACATTTGGGAGAACAAAGCACCCGACTCAAATCTATGAGTCCCTCTCTTATTTTGTAATATTCCTTGTGCTTTTTGCCCTTTGGAACAAATATAAAGAACGGTTGCCTGAGGGGATTCTATTGGGTATCTTTCTGATCACCGTATTCGGCATGCGCTTCGTTTGGGAGTTCTTCAAAGTAAGTCAGGTGGATTTCGAAGATGCTATGGCCTTCAATATGGGACAGTTATTGAGTATTCCACTAGTCATTGGTGGAGTGATATTAGTGATTCGAGCATTGAAAAACGGCTTGAAGCCAATCAAAAATTAA
- a CDS encoding response regulator: MNNPKKILVGEDSSVIINLTKSILSFENYQMKAAKNGKQVLEMLEKEEFDLILMDLNMPVLDGTSCTKLIREMNDPSKSKLPIIAISGNMHNYTMDEFRRLGFDDFIQKPLDYDKLLATVKKFLS; this comes from the coding sequence ATGAACAACCCAAAAAAAATTCTTGTAGGGGAAGACAGTTCCGTTATCATCAACTTGACTAAAAGCATTCTCTCTTTTGAAAATTATCAAATGAAAGCTGCCAAAAACGGAAAACAGGTTTTGGAGATGTTGGAAAAAGAGGAGTTTGATCTTATTCTTATGGATCTCAACATGCCTGTGTTGGATGGGACTAGCTGCACCAAACTAATTCGTGAAATGAATGATCCCTCCAAATCAAAGCTTCCGATCATTGCTATTTCGGGCAATATGCACAACTACACAATGGATGAATTCAGAAGATTGGGTTTTGATGACTTCATCCAAAAACCGCTTGACTACGATAAATTACTCGCTACTGTAAAGAAATTTCTGAGTTGA
- a CDS encoding Hpt domain-containing protein translates to MDFLEEFDQLIPLIDTAFQSRESQVLIEHLHTVKGNSGSLGANAIYRLSSEAHVKVRSQDWETLETVLIKLKNERVIFENYIKEETTFST, encoded by the coding sequence GTGGATTTTCTAGAAGAATTTGATCAATTGATCCCTCTGATAGACACTGCGTTTCAAAGCAGAGAATCACAAGTTCTGATTGAACACCTGCACACGGTAAAAGGTAACTCGGGTTCTTTGGGGGCCAATGCCATTTACCGCTTATCCAGTGAGGCCCATGTGAAAGTACGGTCCCAAGACTGGGAAACTTTGGAAACAGTACTAATAAAACTAAAAAATGAGCGTGTTATTTTTGAGAATTATATCAAAGAAGAAACTACTTTTAGCACATGA
- a CDS encoding helix-hairpin-helix domain-containing protein, with product MKALIFLIGLSFCLSSFVLAQYPPKTEMDLESLMERLFPVQDEDLDYESIYEVLLQLYLNPMDINRASAETLASSYLLNPSQISGLISYRARQGSLISLYELQAVPGFDLKTIEQIIPFLTLGTGTSTQTQSFWKRVANEEQAYFLLRHRRTWEPRKGFTPPDTSSTGRISNRYLGDPNEFYLRFRIQHARDFSLGFTLDKDPGEQFTWDRKTARYGFNFLSFHFTKYYLGKWKTIALGDFQAQFGQGLVFGASYSLGKGAETVPTVRKSSVGILPYTAAMEFGFFRGAGLTYQSGKWQSSIITSYAPRDGRATSSSVDTLSSEALTINSFNQSGLHRTQSELSTKNQFKELSLGGNIQYSAASGQLQSGVNYLFTRFDHPWIKVPRLYNQFDFSGQSNQVGSFYMNYNWKNFFLFGESAISQSGGIGKVLGFVSSLSKQLDFSLLWRKYGKDFHSFYANSFSESTRPANEQGVYLGIQIKPISKWRINAYYDFFRFPWFRYRLYAPSKGYEWLGRISYQPTRNLTAFFQVREEQKDRNLSDSGEPALPYQIRPLNKINGMLSLEHQVSKSFFFRSRILFSRVNYDEQKMTGFMILQDAQYSFSKFRLTGRVALFDTEDYDTRIYTFENNVLWTFSIPAFAGQGMRYYLLAQYKVNSQITAYFRFSRTSYTDRETISSGLQEIEGSRQTETALLIRYMLHR from the coding sequence ATGAAGGCACTAATTTTCCTGATCGGTCTTTCTTTTTGCCTGAGTTCTTTTGTACTGGCGCAGTATCCCCCTAAGACGGAAATGGATTTGGAATCATTAATGGAACGTCTCTTCCCTGTCCAAGATGAGGACTTGGATTACGAATCGATCTACGAAGTCCTACTCCAGCTTTATCTAAACCCAATGGACATCAATCGTGCAAGTGCCGAAACGCTAGCCTCAAGCTATCTACTCAACCCAAGCCAGATCTCCGGCTTAATCTCCTACAGAGCTCGCCAGGGTTCGCTGATTTCACTCTATGAGCTCCAAGCGGTCCCGGGTTTTGACCTGAAAACTATAGAACAAATTATCCCATTTTTGACCTTGGGAACCGGCACTTCCACTCAAACCCAATCTTTTTGGAAGCGTGTTGCCAATGAAGAGCAAGCATATTTTTTACTTCGCCATCGCCGTACATGGGAACCCCGCAAAGGTTTTACCCCTCCCGACACCAGTTCTACGGGAAGAATTTCAAATCGTTATTTGGGAGACCCGAATGAATTCTATCTAAGATTCCGTATTCAGCATGCCAGGGATTTCAGTTTAGGATTTACACTGGATAAAGACCCCGGCGAGCAATTCACTTGGGATCGCAAAACGGCAAGATACGGGTTCAATTTTCTTTCTTTTCATTTCACCAAGTACTACTTGGGCAAGTGGAAAACCATTGCTTTGGGAGATTTTCAGGCTCAATTTGGGCAGGGTTTGGTGTTTGGAGCCAGTTATTCTTTAGGTAAAGGTGCCGAAACAGTCCCCACTGTCCGTAAAAGCAGTGTAGGGATTTTGCCCTATACTGCTGCTATGGAGTTTGGCTTCTTTCGAGGAGCAGGTCTTACCTATCAAAGTGGGAAATGGCAAAGTAGTATAATTACATCTTACGCTCCCAGGGACGGCAGGGCTACAAGCAGCAGTGTTGACACACTTAGCTCAGAAGCTCTGACCATCAATTCATTTAATCAAAGTGGGCTTCACCGCACGCAAAGTGAGCTCAGTACCAAAAACCAATTCAAGGAGCTAAGCCTGGGAGGAAACATCCAGTATTCGGCCGCCTCCGGTCAACTGCAATCCGGAGTCAACTACCTATTTACCCGATTTGATCATCCTTGGATCAAAGTGCCCAGACTCTACAACCAGTTCGATTTTTCAGGACAGAGCAACCAAGTAGGAAGTTTCTACATGAATTACAATTGGAAGAATTTCTTTCTTTTTGGAGAATCGGCTATTTCACAGTCAGGCGGCATTGGCAAAGTGCTTGGCTTTGTTTCCAGTTTGAGCAAGCAGTTGGATTTTTCATTACTGTGGAGAAAATACGGTAAGGACTTCCATAGTTTCTATGCAAATTCTTTCTCGGAAAGCACACGGCCTGCAAACGAGCAAGGTGTTTACCTTGGTATACAGATCAAGCCTATTTCCAAGTGGAGAATCAATGCATATTATGATTTTTTCAGATTCCCATGGTTCAGATACCGACTTTATGCACCATCCAAAGGCTACGAATGGTTAGGCAGAATCAGTTATCAACCCACGAGAAATCTCACAGCCTTCTTTCAAGTCAGAGAAGAGCAAAAAGACAGAAATCTTTCAGATTCGGGAGAGCCTGCACTCCCCTATCAGATCAGACCGTTAAATAAAATAAATGGAATGCTCAGTCTTGAACATCAAGTCAGTAAATCGTTCTTTTTTCGCTCCAGAATTCTGTTTAGTAGAGTTAATTATGATGAGCAAAAAATGACGGGTTTTATGATACTTCAAGATGCCCAATACAGCTTCAGTAAATTCAGACTGACAGGGAGAGTTGCTCTCTTCGATACAGAGGACTATGACACTCGGATTTATACCTTTGAAAACAACGTGCTGTGGACCTTCTCCATACCTGCTTTTGCAGGACAGGGCATGCGTTACTATCTTCTCGCACAATATAAAGTCAACTCGCAAATCACCGCCTATTTTCGATTTTCCCGTACATCCTATACAGATAGGGAGACCATCAGTTCGGGGCTACAGGAGATTGAAGGCTCCAGACAAACGGAAACCGCTTTGTTGATTCGCTACATGCTTCATCGTTAA
- a CDS encoding response regulator, with amino-acid sequence MKNNKVLIVDNNDLNRKLLENLIGQSYNFEAVKTSVKAVDKACKDKFDLILIDIEMPEMDGITVSKIIRRQSPFQCPIIAITSYSDESTKKCFLEMEFDDLITKPIRPRELMDVISSHIPSTKNVDHQVTTGEEGLVLDKKYIISC; translated from the coding sequence ATGAAAAACAATAAGGTGTTGATTGTGGACAACAATGACTTGAACCGAAAGCTTCTTGAAAACCTGATCGGACAATCATATAACTTCGAGGCGGTTAAAACGAGTGTGAAAGCGGTAGACAAGGCTTGCAAGGATAAATTTGATTTGATCCTCATCGACATTGAAATGCCGGAAATGGATGGGATCACTGTATCAAAGATTATCAGACGCCAGTCTCCATTTCAGTGTCCCATCATAGCGATTACATCCTATTCCGACGAATCTACCAAAAAGTGTTTTTTGGAAATGGAATTTGACGACCTGATCACCAAACCGATCCGACCGAGAGAACTAATGGACGTCATCTCTTCCCACATCCCTTCAACTAAAAATGTAGATCATCAAGTAACTACAGGGGAAGAAGGGTTAGTCTTGGATAAAAAATATATTATCAGCTGCTGA
- a CDS encoding IPExxxVDY family protein, whose product MIGIYDPPSLKISQYFLSLPHGFVQLLKNKALNSTNQVSYLIPELKSMDYFLLVQDETFQISINTFANQLAKNRYIQNVMKLDVSKLKSKENLLTY is encoded by the coding sequence ATTATTGGAATTTATGACCCTCCAAGCCTAAAAATCTCGCAATATTTCCTTTCTTTACCGCATGGATTTGTTCAACTGCTAAAGAATAAGGCCTTGAATTCTACAAATCAAGTGTCTTATTTGATCCCGGAATTGAAATCAATGGATTATTTCCTTTTGGTTCAGGACGAGACCTTTCAAATAAGTATTAATACATTTGCCAACCAGCTGGCGAAAAATCGTTACATACAAAATGTGATGAAGCTGGATGTAAGCAAACTAAAATCAAAAGAAAACCTATTAACTTATTAA
- a CDS encoding NFACT RNA binding domain-containing protein: MQELLDILDTPLFSLAEKNGEIHLSLLPEENPIKRFANPIQAINELFYLALVRGTFEKEKNMLLKKYQEQLKRTNSYIEKSTQKLEELRNSPSPSQLADVIMANLHEFQGGKLEAELMDFYTGETVSVKLKPNQKPQDHATSLYRKSKNRKLEWEQLQKTIEAKIKQAAELESNLEELNTIEDFRALKNYKKSHGEDKVLQKDAVILPFKPFEFEGFSIWVGKSAQANDEMLRGYTKKDDIWLHARMVPGSHVLIKTSGLKSIPMSVLETAASLAAFYSKNKNESLAPVIHTEAKYVRKVKGSPAGSVMVEKEKVMMVVPKGPEEIFGKG, translated from the coding sequence ATGCAGGAGCTGTTGGACATATTGGACACTCCCCTTTTTTCTTTGGCAGAAAAAAACGGAGAAATCCATCTGAGCCTCCTGCCGGAAGAAAATCCGATAAAACGTTTCGCCAACCCTATCCAGGCAATCAATGAGTTGTTTTATCTGGCGCTGGTTAGGGGAACCTTTGAGAAGGAAAAAAACATGCTCCTCAAAAAATATCAAGAGCAACTCAAACGAACCAACTCATACATCGAAAAATCCACACAAAAACTGGAAGAACTGCGCAACAGCCCTTCTCCCTCCCAACTTGCGGATGTGATCATGGCGAATCTTCATGAATTCCAAGGAGGGAAATTGGAGGCAGAGCTGATGGATTTTTATACTGGAGAAACCGTATCGGTCAAACTCAAGCCAAATCAAAAACCACAGGATCATGCGACCTCCTTATACAGAAAAAGTAAAAACAGGAAACTGGAATGGGAACAGCTGCAAAAGACAATTGAAGCAAAAATCAAGCAAGCAGCCGAGCTCGAATCCAACCTAGAAGAACTGAACACCATTGAGGACTTTAGGGCACTGAAAAACTACAAGAAATCTCACGGAGAGGATAAGGTTCTCCAAAAAGACGCTGTGATATTACCTTTCAAACCATTTGAATTCGAGGGCTTCTCTATCTGGGTAGGAAAGTCAGCCCAAGCAAATGATGAAATGCTTCGCGGCTACACGAAAAAAGATGACATCTGGCTGCATGCTCGCATGGTTCCTGGGTCACATGTGCTAATCAAGACCTCTGGTCTTAAAAGCATCCCTATGAGCGTGCTGGAGACCGCAGCATCCCTGGCAGCTTTTTACTCCAAGAATAAGAATGAGTCACTCGCTCCTGTGATCCATACAGAAGCCAAGTACGTGAGAAAAGTAAAAGGCTCTCCTGCGGGTTCGGTAATGGTAGAAAAAGAAAAAGTTATGATGGTCGTCCCTAAAGGCCCAGAAGAGATTTTTGGAAAAGGGTGA
- a CDS encoding IPExxxVDY family protein: MKKAKLLIEHTYDFELLGLVSPVKDYKMAWLINRELDLNLIKYDDLLLEFMTLQA; encoded by the coding sequence ATGAAGAAGGCCAAATTACTGATTGAACATACGTATGATTTCGAGCTTTTGGGGCTTGTATCCCCTGTAAAGGACTATAAGATGGCATGGCTTATCAATAGGGAGTTGGATCTTAACCTCATCAAATACGATGACCTATTATTGGAATTTATGACCCTCCAAGCCTAA
- the rnc gene encoding ribonuclease III → MKLFQRLGFNNLFFSEKDKRLATSIRLMTGSRPFNLSLYKLALTPSGLGEETSHGFRLSNERLEFLGDAILGAVIAEFLFQKFPFRDEGFLTETRSKLVNRETLNDTGIKIGLRKALDMEIGERTFTGNKSLYGDMLEAFLGAVYLDKGYHFTKRFITQRILLHFDVESMIATTTNYKSKIIEWSQKENKPVEFVVLGVSGNQRFKEFKVALHVDAKEIAQGKGSTKKKAEQEASKNACETLSIAT, encoded by the coding sequence TTGAAATTATTTCAAAGACTCGGATTTAATAATCTCTTCTTTAGTGAAAAAGACAAAAGGCTTGCTACCTCCATCAGACTGATGACGGGAAGCAGGCCTTTTAATTTATCGCTGTATAAGCTTGCACTTACGCCGTCTGGCTTGGGTGAGGAAACTTCACATGGATTCCGACTCTCCAATGAGCGATTGGAGTTTCTTGGTGATGCGATTTTGGGAGCTGTCATCGCCGAATTCCTTTTCCAGAAATTCCCCTTCCGGGACGAAGGTTTTCTCACCGAAACCAGATCAAAATTGGTAAACAGAGAAACACTGAACGATACCGGGATCAAAATCGGTCTGCGAAAAGCATTGGACATGGAGATCGGTGAGCGGACATTCACAGGAAACAAGTCGCTGTACGGAGATATGCTGGAGGCTTTTCTTGGAGCCGTCTACCTTGACAAAGGCTATCACTTCACCAAGAGATTCATTACCCAAAGAATTCTACTTCACTTTGATGTAGAAAGCATGATAGCTACTACTACAAATTACAAAAGTAAGATCATCGAGTGGTCCCAAAAGGAAAATAAGCCGGTGGAATTTGTGGTGCTTGGAGTCAGTGGAAACCAACGATTCAAAGAATTTAAGGTAGCTTTACACGTCGATGCAAAAGAAATCGCACAAGGAAAAGGAAGCACAAAAAAGAAAGCAGAGCAAGAAGCATCCAAAAATGCATGCGAAACACTAAGTATTGCCACATAG